A genomic segment from Luteibacter aegosomatis encodes:
- a CDS encoding helix-turn-helix domain-containing protein produces the protein MALAGIERQVGRAISVAELARACGLSKNHFSRAFRKTHGVSPREWLIRRRIERAKALLVGSDLPLADIALDCGFCEQSHFSRQFTKVVGATPGAWRRAARIGGCA, from the coding sequence GTGGCACTCGCCGGCATCGAACGACAGGTCGGGCGCGCCATCTCCGTCGCCGAGCTCGCGCGCGCATGTGGGCTCTCGAAGAACCATTTCTCGAGGGCATTCCGCAAAACGCACGGCGTTTCGCCACGCGAGTGGCTGATCCGGCGGCGCATCGAGCGGGCCAAGGCGCTCCTTGTGGGGTCCGATCTTCCTCTTGCCGACATCGCGCTCGATTGCGGCTTTTGTGAGCAGAGCCACTTTTCCCGCCAGTTCACGAAGGTGGTCGGTGCGACCCCAGGCGCATGGCGCCGCGCCGCCCGGATCGGGGGATGCGCGTGA
- a CDS encoding SDR family oxidoreductase, whose protein sequence is MQLSGNTIFITGATSGIGRGLAEAFHRLGNQVIISGRRKALLDEVTAANPGMQGIELDITSPESIKSVSEWLMSTHPTLNVLINNAGLMPFDDPAAEIDDAVSLTILTTNLLGPIRMTSALIEHLKAQPSAAIIHNTSVVAFMPLAGNAVYSASKAALHSYTQTQRFALRDTRVKVIEIAPPWVNTDLIYKSDDPRAMPLEAYIEDTMRQLGTDEEEIIVDGIRALRDNPGTGEYALIARFNQSLVDNPIPVG, encoded by the coding sequence ATGCAGTTGTCGGGAAACACCATCTTCATCACCGGCGCCACGTCCGGCATCGGCCGTGGCCTTGCCGAGGCGTTCCACCGCCTCGGAAACCAGGTCATCATCAGCGGTCGCCGCAAGGCACTGCTCGACGAGGTCACCGCGGCCAACCCCGGCATGCAGGGCATCGAGCTCGACATCACCTCGCCGGAGAGCATCAAGTCGGTGTCCGAGTGGCTGATGAGCACTCACCCGACGCTCAACGTCCTCATCAATAACGCCGGTCTGATGCCGTTCGACGATCCGGCCGCCGAGATCGACGACGCCGTCAGCCTCACCATCCTGACGACCAATCTCCTCGGCCCCATCCGCATGACCTCGGCGCTCATCGAGCACCTCAAGGCGCAGCCGTCGGCGGCCATCATCCACAACACCTCGGTCGTGGCCTTCATGCCGCTGGCCGGCAACGCGGTCTACTCCGCCAGCAAGGCGGCGCTGCACTCGTATACGCAGACGCAGCGCTTCGCCTTGCGGGACACCCGCGTCAAGGTCATCGAAATCGCGCCGCCGTGGGTCAACACCGACCTCATCTACAAGAGCGACGACCCGCGCGCCATGCCGCTGGAGGCCTACATCGAAGACACGATGCGCCAGTTGGGCACCGACGAGGAAGAAATCATCGTCGACGGCATCCGCGCGCTGCGCGACAACCCGGGTACCGGCGAGTACGCGCTGATTGCCCGCTTTAACCAGTCGCTCGTCGACAACCCGATCCCGGTCGGTTGA
- a CDS encoding SDR family oxidoreductase, with protein sequence MTDTNSISGKTALVLGGSRGIGAAIARRLAAGGAAVALTYVRGADAAQAVVDDIKGAGGQAMAIEADSASEVAIENAVQTTVQALGGLDILVNSAGLFVPGAIEDFPTDELDRLLAVNVRAAVIASRAAARAMTHGGRIIHIGSTNADRMPFAGGAVYAMTKAALRGLTKGLARDLGPRGITVNNVEPGPVDTDMNPASGPMADTLLPMLAIGRYGRPEEIAGFVAYLAGPEAGNITGANLLIDGGFAA encoded by the coding sequence ATGACCGACACGAATTCCATCTCCGGCAAGACCGCCCTCGTCCTCGGCGGCTCACGAGGCATCGGCGCGGCGATTGCGCGTCGGCTTGCGGCAGGCGGCGCGGCCGTCGCGCTGACCTATGTGCGTGGTGCCGACGCCGCCCAGGCGGTCGTCGACGACATCAAGGGCGCCGGCGGCCAGGCCATGGCCATCGAAGCCGACAGCGCCAGCGAAGTCGCCATCGAAAACGCCGTGCAAACGACCGTCCAGGCACTCGGCGGCCTCGACATCCTGGTCAACAGCGCAGGCCTCTTCGTTCCGGGCGCGATCGAGGACTTCCCGACCGACGAGCTCGACCGGCTTCTCGCCGTCAACGTCCGGGCCGCCGTCATCGCAAGCCGCGCGGCCGCACGCGCGATGACGCACGGCGGTCGCATCATCCATATCGGGAGCACCAACGCCGACCGCATGCCGTTCGCCGGCGGGGCCGTGTATGCCATGACCAAGGCGGCCCTGCGGGGACTGACCAAGGGCCTCGCGCGGGACCTGGGTCCGCGCGGCATCACGGTCAACAATGTCGAACCGGGTCCCGTGGACACCGACATGAACCCCGCGAGCGGTCCCATGGCGGACACCCTGCTGCCGATGCTTGCCATCGGCCGGTATGGACGCCCGGAAGAGATCGCGGGGTTCGTCGCCTATCTCGCCGGTCCGGAAGCGGGAAACATCACCGGAGCCAACCTGCTCATCGATGGTGGTTTCGCCGCCTGA
- a CDS encoding helix-turn-helix domain-containing protein, whose translation MSSSMIPNVAPKSGSVESAMRDLGMRLARVRLSRNLTQARLAHEAGTSLPSIKRLEAGRNSSLDTLLRVLRALDLGDRLLDILPNPDVRPVERVQNEGHERRRARTQTEAPKASDWAWGEEDEQ comes from the coding sequence ATGAGTTCATCTATGATCCCTAACGTAGCGCCAAAGTCAGGGAGCGTCGAAAGCGCCATGCGGGATTTAGGAATGCGTTTGGCGAGAGTTCGTCTCAGCCGCAACCTAACCCAAGCAAGGTTGGCGCATGAGGCCGGAACCTCGCTTCCCAGCATCAAGCGGCTGGAGGCCGGCCGGAACAGTTCTCTCGATACCCTTCTCCGCGTCTTAAGAGCACTCGACCTGGGCGACCGCCTTCTCGATATTCTCCCCAACCCAGATGTTCGGCCGGTCGAGCGGGTTCAAAATGAAGGCCACGAGCGGCGTCGCGCACGAACTCAGACGGAGGCCCCCAAAGCCAGCGACTGGGCGTGGGGCGAGGAGGATGAGCAATGA
- a CDS encoding alcohol dehydrogenase catalytic domain-containing protein: protein MLNNTYRAAQVTAPGVLDMVTRDLLEPAPGFVRIRVEACGVCHSDAATVDAVFPIAFPRVPGHEVIGIIDAVGEGVAGWRIGQRVGVGFLGGACGWCEMCHEGDLVNCRNQEITGVHLDGGYAESMHARPAALVAIPDEFEPEEAAPLLCAGLTTFNAIRKSPARAGDRLAVLGIGGLGHLALQYAHTMGFDTVAIGRGADKEDLARSLGANHYIDGDAVDVADALMALGGMHVVIATAPGAKAISACLRGLRERGRLVVVAAAHEPIEISASDLIFGGRGIDGSLTGDIAATEATLAFSRQASVRPVIETMPLENAPEAYAAMMAGKARFRIVLTMGKRA from the coding sequence ATGCTGAATAACACCTATCGCGCCGCGCAGGTCACGGCGCCTGGCGTCCTGGACATGGTGACCCGCGATCTGCTCGAGCCCGCGCCCGGGTTCGTGCGTATCCGCGTGGAGGCGTGTGGCGTCTGCCACTCCGACGCCGCGACCGTCGATGCGGTCTTCCCGATCGCGTTTCCCCGCGTTCCAGGCCACGAAGTCATCGGCATCATCGACGCCGTAGGGGAGGGGGTGGCCGGCTGGCGCATCGGTCAGCGTGTCGGTGTCGGTTTTCTTGGCGGCGCCTGCGGATGGTGCGAGATGTGTCACGAGGGCGACCTCGTGAATTGCCGCAACCAGGAAATCACCGGAGTCCATCTCGACGGAGGATATGCCGAGTCGATGCACGCAAGGCCAGCGGCGCTCGTCGCGATTCCCGATGAATTCGAGCCGGAGGAGGCCGCGCCACTGCTCTGTGCGGGCCTGACCACGTTCAACGCGATCCGCAAGTCGCCGGCGCGTGCAGGTGACCGGCTCGCCGTCCTCGGCATCGGTGGACTGGGGCACCTCGCGCTGCAATATGCCCACACGATGGGTTTCGACACCGTCGCCATCGGCCGGGGCGCGGACAAGGAAGACCTCGCACGGTCCTTGGGTGCCAACCATTACATCGATGGCGACGCTGTCGATGTGGCCGATGCGCTGATGGCGCTCGGTGGCATGCATGTCGTGATCGCCACCGCCCCCGGCGCGAAGGCCATTTCCGCATGCCTGAGGGGATTGCGGGAGCGCGGACGGCTGGTCGTCGTGGCGGCGGCCCACGAGCCGATCGAGATCTCCGCATCGGACCTCATCTTCGGTGGACGTGGCATCGACGGGTCCCTGACCGGTGACATCGCCGCCACCGAGGCGACCCTGGCTTTCAGCCGCCAGGCGAGCGTACGACCCGTGATCGAAACCATGCCCCTCGAAAACGCACCGGAGGCGTACGCCGCGATGATGGCCGGCAAGGCACGCTTCCGCATCGTGCTCACGATGGGCAAGCGTGCTTGA
- a CDS encoding GlxA family transcriptional regulator has protein sequence MQRVGMIVYPDFQVLCFAAFSVFEVANREAGKRLYDLEVLGNGGRSVRGSFGQEVTCAPLVDTGFDTLLVGVGIDIPEHDPAVSDFLVDTSARTRRIASICLGSFVLGDAGLLDGKKATTHWNFGDRMRARYPKCTVDLDRIYVQSGRIWSSAGMSAGIDLALGLVEEDHGRELTAMIAKGMVLHHRRAPGQSQHSTLLDIDARSDRIQASLAYARRNLRNELSVAELATVAHLSPRHFARAFRAETGQTPAQAVAALRMEQARMLITQGTLAMETIARDTGFGDTERMRRAFVRWQGTAPTELRRRSRADQDTTAD, from the coding sequence ATGCAGCGGGTGGGGATGATCGTCTATCCGGATTTCCAGGTGCTGTGTTTCGCCGCTTTCTCCGTGTTCGAGGTCGCCAACCGCGAAGCGGGCAAGCGCCTGTATGACCTCGAGGTGCTCGGCAACGGAGGCAGGTCGGTAAGGGGTTCGTTTGGCCAGGAGGTGACGTGCGCCCCGCTCGTCGACACCGGTTTCGACACCCTTCTCGTTGGCGTCGGCATCGATATCCCGGAGCACGACCCGGCGGTGTCGGACTTCCTGGTCGACACGAGTGCGCGCACGAGGCGCATCGCATCCATCTGCCTCGGCAGCTTCGTGCTCGGCGACGCGGGACTGCTGGACGGAAAGAAAGCGACGACCCACTGGAATTTCGGCGACCGCATGCGCGCGCGGTATCCGAAGTGCACGGTCGACCTCGACCGCATCTACGTGCAGAGCGGTCGCATCTGGTCGTCGGCGGGCATGTCCGCCGGCATCGACCTCGCCCTCGGGCTCGTCGAGGAGGACCACGGCCGCGAGCTGACCGCCATGATCGCGAAGGGAATGGTGCTCCACCACCGACGCGCCCCCGGCCAATCGCAGCACTCGACCCTCCTGGACATCGATGCGAGAAGCGACAGGATCCAGGCGAGCCTCGCCTATGCCCGGCGCAACCTGCGAAACGAGCTCAGCGTCGCCGAGCTGGCGACCGTCGCCCACCTGAGCCCCCGTCACTTTGCCCGGGCTTTTCGCGCGGAGACCGGACAGACGCCGGCGCAAGCGGTGGCCGCATTGCGCATGGAGCAGGCGCGGATGCTCATCACGCAGGGCACGCTGGCGATGGAGACCATCGCCCGTGACACGGGCTTCGGCGATACCGAGCGGATGCGACGGGCCTTCGTGCGTTGGCAGGGGACGGCGCCGACCGAACTGCGCCGGCGGAGCCGGGCGGACCAGGACACCACCGCCGACTGA
- a CDS encoding LysR family transcriptional regulator translates to MDTLNRIASFLRAAELGSFAAAARALGVTPAAVGKNVAGLESDLGVRLFQRSTRHLSLTEAGETFRLEAQGSLDHLNAVIANARARTSGPAGILRVALPNAFGRDYIVPMLPGFLQAYPRVTPDWRFDNRPVDLIADGFDVAIGGGFDLRPGLVARALAPAHRILVASPTFVRDHAVVRTPGDLANRPGILIRSPQTGRVRDWMLTNAGGEAAPIALERRVLFDDPDAAARAAALGLGIALVSVQSALPWIERGELQRVLPDWWVDGGNLSLYFAAQALLPEKTRAFIDYVVRQFDLQGLSQRFSTRHG, encoded by the coding sequence ATGGACACCCTCAACCGCATCGCGTCGTTCCTGCGCGCCGCCGAACTCGGCAGCTTTGCCGCGGCGGCCCGCGCTCTCGGGGTCACGCCGGCGGCGGTCGGCAAGAACGTGGCAGGGCTCGAGAGCGACCTCGGCGTGCGGCTCTTCCAGCGGAGCACGCGTCATCTGTCGCTGACCGAGGCGGGCGAGACGTTCCGCCTGGAGGCGCAGGGCAGCCTCGACCACCTGAATGCGGTCATCGCCAACGCGAGGGCTCGGACCTCTGGCCCGGCCGGGATCCTTCGCGTTGCTCTTCCCAACGCCTTCGGTCGCGACTACATCGTCCCGATGCTGCCGGGCTTCCTGCAGGCCTACCCGCGCGTCACGCCGGACTGGCGATTCGACAACCGGCCGGTCGACCTCATCGCCGACGGCTTCGACGTGGCCATCGGAGGCGGGTTCGACCTTCGCCCCGGCCTCGTCGCCCGCGCGCTGGCACCGGCCCACCGCATCCTCGTCGCCTCGCCGACCTTCGTCCGCGACCATGCCGTCGTCCGTACCCCCGGCGATCTGGCAAACCGCCCCGGCATCCTCATCCGCTCCCCGCAAACGGGTCGCGTGCGTGACTGGATGTTGACGAACGCCGGAGGCGAGGCGGCACCCATCGCCCTCGAGCGGCGTGTCCTCTTCGACGACCCCGATGCGGCGGCACGTGCCGCGGCCCTCGGCCTGGGCATCGCGTTGGTCTCGGTCCAGTCCGCGCTGCCCTGGATCGAGCGCGGTGAACTGCAGCGCGTGCTGCCCGACTGGTGGGTGGACGGCGGCAACCTCTCGCTGTATTTCGCCGCCCAGGCGCTGTTGCCGGAAAAAACACGCGCCTTCATCGACTACGTCGTCCGCCAGTTCGACCTCCAGGGACTCAGCCAACGGTTTTCCACCCGGCACGGCTGA